A stretch of the Chlorobiota bacterium genome encodes the following:
- the rpsQ gene encoding 30S ribosomal protein S17: MSEIINTTENSTTEKSISSNRKVRQGLVVSNKMQKSIVVRVERKVKHPLYHKYLKQSKKFMAHDENNICSIGDTVRIIETRPLSANKRWILDAVIEKVK; the protein is encoded by the coding sequence ATGTCAGAAATAATAAACACAACAGAAAACTCTACAACAGAAAAGTCAATAAGTTCTAATCGTAAAGTTAGGCAGGGATTAGTTGTATCTAATAAAATGCAAAAATCAATTGTTGTTAGAGTAGAACGTAAAGTAAAACATCCTTTGTATCATAAATACTTGAAACAATCAAAAAAGTTTATGGCTCATGATGAAAACAATATTTGTTCAATTGGAGATACTGTAAGAATAATTGAAACTAGACCTTTAAGTGCTAACAAAAGATGGATTTTAGATGCTGTAATTGAAAAAGTTAAATAA
- the rpmC gene encoding 50S ribosomal protein L29, translating to MKQTKSKDIRDLSTNEIVSQIKKNETDLVTMSFKKTLGQLESHATIRTVRRDMARMKTILRERELQK from the coding sequence ATGAAACAGACAAAATCAAAAGATATTAGAGATTTAAGTACTAATGAAATAGTTAGTCAAATTAAAAAAAATGAAACTGATTTAGTTACAATGAGTTTTAAAAAAACTTTAGGTCAACTTGAAAGTCATGCTACTATTCGTACAGTTCGTCGCGATATGGCTAGAATGAAAACTATTTTACGTGAACGTGAATTACAGAAATAA
- the rplP gene encoding 50S ribosomal protein L16: MLLPKRVKYRKTQRGRRSGKSYRGATVAFGSYGLKAMEDAWITSRQIESARIAINRQMKRDGKIWIRIFPDKPITKKPAETRQGSGKGSPEFWVAVVKPGRIMFEIDGVSPDIALEALRLASHKLPIRTKVVKRVDLV, encoded by the coding sequence ATGCTTTTACCAAAAAGAGTAAAATATCGTAAAACCCAACGTGGGAGAAGATCTGGAAAATCTTATCGTGGAGCAACAGTAGCTTTTGGATCATATGGTTTAAAAGCAATGGAAGATGCATGGATAACAAGTAGACAAATAGAGTCAGCACGTATTGCTATAAATCGTCAGATGAAACGTGATGGAAAAATTTGGATAAGGATATTTCCAGATAAACCAATAACTAAAAAACCAGCAGAAACAAGACAAGGTTCCGGTAAAGGATCACCTGAATTCTGGGTAGCAGTAGTTAAGCCAGGCAGAATAATGTTTGAAATTGATGGAGTTTCTCCAGACATTGCATTAGAAGCTTTAAGATTAGCAAGTCATAAGTTACCTATAAGAACAAAGGTTGTTAAAAGAGTTGATTTAGTATAA
- the rpsC gene encoding 30S ribosomal protein S3, with product MGQKTHPIGLRLGIIRSWDANWYDENNFAEKLTEDMMVRKYLKNRLKKAGVSRVVIERTAKQMRLTLHTSRPGVVIGRSGKEIAQLEEELHQITKKDVKILIHEIKRPELDAYLVAENISQQLEGRISFRRAMKQSIASTMRMGAEGIKIILNGRLGGAEMARTDSYKEGRIPLHTLRADIDYGYATALTKQGIIGVKVWICKGEVIGNQND from the coding sequence TTGGGACAAAAGACACATCCAATTGGACTTAGATTAGGAATTATTCGCTCATGGGATGCGAATTGGTATGATGAAAATAATTTTGCTGAAAAGTTAACTGAAGATATGATGGTGCGTAAGTACCTTAAGAATCGTCTTAAAAAAGCTGGGGTTAGCAGAGTTGTTATTGAACGTACAGCAAAGCAAATGCGTTTAACGCTGCATACATCTCGTCCTGGTGTTGTAATAGGTAGATCTGGTAAAGAAATAGCTCAACTTGAAGAAGAGCTTCACCAGATTACCAAAAAAGATGTTAAGATTTTAATTCATGAAATTAAACGACCTGAACTTGATGCTTATTTAGTTGCAGAAAACATATCTCAACAACTTGAAGGGAGAATTTCTTTTAGGCGTGCAATGAAGCAATCAATTGCTTCAACAATGAGGATGGGTGCTGAAGGGATCAAGATAATTTTGAATGGAAGATTAGGTGGAGCTGAAATGGCTCGCACAGATAGTTATAAAGAGGGTAGAATTCCATTGCATACTTTAAGAGCAGATATAGATTACGGTTACGCGACTGCACTAACAAAACAAGGAATTATAGGTGTTAAAGTTTGGATTTGTAAAGGAGAAGTTATTGGGAATCAGAATGATTAG
- the rplV gene encoding 50S ribosomal protein L22 gives MEAKALTRNIRSSPRKMRLVIDLIRGKNANEALSILKFTQNHASIDAERTLRSAVSNLMNKDENGKVDADRIYVKEAFVNQGITMKRMLPAPQGRAYRMRKRSNHITIIVSSK, from the coding sequence ATGGAGGCTAAAGCATTAACAAGAAATATCAGATCATCTCCAAGAAAAATGAGATTAGTTATTGATTTGATACGTGGCAAAAACGCAAACGAAGCACTTAGTATTTTGAAATTCACTCAAAATCACGCTTCAATAGATGCAGAAAGAACTTTGAGATCTGCAGTTTCAAATTTGATGAATAAAGATGAAAACGGTAAAGTTGATGCAGATAGAATATATGTTAAAGAAGCTTTTGTAAATCAAGGAATTACAATGAAAAGAATGTTACCTGCTCCTCAAGGTAGAGCTTACAGAATGAGAAAGCGCTCAAATCATATAACTATAATAGTTAGCTCAAAGTAA
- the rpsS gene encoding 30S ribosomal protein S19, whose amino-acid sequence MARSLKKGPYIDHNIAKKITELNAQNQKKVLKTWARACTITPDFIGHTFAVHNGNKFIPVFVSDGMIGHKLGEFAPTRSFRSHSGNKR is encoded by the coding sequence ATGGCTAGATCGCTTAAAAAAGGTCCTTATATAGATCATAACATTGCAAAGAAAATTACTGAGTTAAATGCTCAAAACCAAAAAAAAGTTTTAAAAACATGGGCTAGAGCTTGTACTATAACTCCTGATTTTATAGGTCATACTTTTGCAGTACATAATGGAAATAAATTCATACCAGTTTTCGTATCTGATGGTATGATTGGTCATAAATTAGGGGAGTTTGCTCCAACAAGATCTTTTAGAAGTCATTCAGGAAATAAGAGATAG
- the rplB gene encoding 50S ribosomal protein L2: MGIRFSKPYTPARRYYATSTFEEITASKPEKSLLEPIKKHGGRNNTGRITSRHRGGGHKRRYRVIDFKRNKIGVEAVVLTIEYDPNRTARIALVQYTDDEKRYIIAPEGLKVGTKIVAGPDVEFEVGNACLVGKIPLGTFVHNIEIKPGKGAQMCRSAGSSAQVASRDAGFTQLRLPSGETRLIRDNCYACIGEVSNGDHENISWGKAGRTRWKGVRPQTRGMAMNPIDHPMGGGEGASKSGGGRQHPRSPWGLYAKGQKTRKKKNLNNKYIVKSRHANK, translated from the coding sequence ATGGGAATCCGTTTTTCAAAACCATATACACCTGCTAGAAGGTATTACGCAACTTCAACTTTTGAGGAAATTACTGCTTCAAAACCTGAAAAGTCTTTGCTTGAACCGATTAAAAAGCATGGAGGAAGAAATAATACAGGTAGAATAACTTCACGTCATCGTGGTGGAGGACACAAAAGAAGATATCGAGTAATTGATTTCAAAAGAAATAAAATTGGAGTTGAAGCAGTTGTTTTAACAATAGAATATGATCCAAATCGTACAGCTCGTATTGCTTTAGTTCAATATACAGATGATGAAAAAAGATATATTATAGCTCCTGAAGGCTTGAAAGTAGGGACTAAAATTGTTGCAGGACCAGATGTGGAATTTGAAGTAGGAAATGCTTGTTTAGTTGGAAAAATTCCATTAGGGACTTTTGTTCATAATATAGAGATTAAACCTGGTAAGGGAGCTCAAATGTGTAGATCTGCAGGTTCCTCAGCTCAAGTAGCTTCAAGAGATGCTGGTTTTACTCAATTAAGATTACCTTCTGGGGAAACAAGATTAATTCGTGACAATTGTTATGCATGTATTGGAGAGGTTAGTAATGGTGATCACGAAAATATATCATGGGGAAAAGCAGGTAGAACAAGATGGAAAGGTGTTAGACCACAAACTAGAGGTATGGCAATGAATCCAATAGATCACCCGATGGGAGGTGGTGAAGGAGCTTCTAAATCTGGAGGTGGACGTCAGCATCCTCGGTCTCCTTGGGGATTGTATGCAAAGGGTCAGAAAACAAGAAAGAAGAAAAATCTTAACAATAAGTATATAGTTAAGAGTAGGCACGCAAATAAATAA
- the rplW gene encoding 50S ribosomal protein L23, with amino-acid sequence MRKVLKRPILSEKNTKLNGMGKYTFEVVPSANKIEIKKAIEEMYNVKVESVNTITVKPKKKSIFTKAGVISGKTNWRKKAIITVAKGQTLDILGESV; translated from the coding sequence ATGAGAAAAGTATTAAAAAGACCAATATTGTCTGAAAAAAATACAAAATTAAATGGGATGGGGAAATATACTTTTGAAGTAGTTCCATCTGCAAATAAGATTGAGATTAAAAAGGCTATCGAAGAGATGTATAACGTTAAAGTGGAATCAGTTAATACAATTACAGTTAAACCAAAAAAGAAATCTATTTTTACAAAAGCAGGTGTCATTTCAGGTAAAACTAATTGGAGAAAAAAAGCAATTATTACTGTTGCAAAGGGTCAAACTTTGGATATTTTAGGTGAAAGTGTTTAA
- the rplD gene encoding 50S ribosomal protein L4 encodes MNTNILDIVGKVVGSIDLPEEVFGIEPNTAVMHQAVKMYLANQRQGTSKVKARWEVRGGGRKPWKQKGRGGARAGSNRSGVWVGGGNIHGPKPRDYRQDMPKKMRQLARRSALALKVKSNEIIVIQDLNFQEKKTKNFANFLKAINPAGKKSLILVSKTSENVYYSGRNVPKCLITEAGNASTYELLNNQILVIEQSAIDTLKQQLS; translated from the coding sequence ATGAATACAAATATTTTAGATATAGTTGGTAAAGTAGTAGGTTCAATTGATTTACCAGAAGAAGTTTTCGGTATTGAACCAAATACAGCAGTAATGCACCAAGCAGTAAAGATGTATTTAGCTAATCAAAGACAAGGAACTAGTAAAGTAAAAGCTCGTTGGGAAGTTCGTGGTGGTGGTAGAAAACCATGGAAGCAAAAAGGTCGTGGAGGAGCTAGAGCTGGATCTAATCGTTCTGGTGTTTGGGTAGGTGGTGGTAATATACATGGTCCTAAGCCAAGAGATTATCGTCAAGATATGCCAAAAAAAATGCGTCAACTTGCTCGCAGATCTGCATTAGCATTAAAGGTAAAAAGTAATGAAATTATCGTAATTCAAGACCTTAATTTTCAGGAGAAGAAAACAAAGAATTTTGCTAATTTTTTAAAAGCTATTAATCCTGCAGGAAAAAAATCGCTGATATTAGTATCTAAAACTTCAGAAAATGTATATTATTCAGGAAGAAACGTTCCTAAATGTCTTATTACTGAAGCAGGTAACGCCTCTACATATGAGTTACTAAATAATCAAATTTTAGTGATAGAGCAAAGTGCAATTGATACTTTGAAACAACAACTTTCATAA
- the rplC gene encoding 50S ribosomal protein L3, with translation MSALIGKKIGMTGIYSEQGVYIPCTLIELGPCKVMQVKTIANDGYEALQLGFGTKKESRATKADIGHASKSGDGLANLIKEVRSFDISSYKTGDVINVGDIFSKGEKVHITCDSKGRGFQGVMKRHHFRGVGMQTHGQSDRQRHPGSIGGSSYPSRVFPGTRMAGRMGGKKTTVRNLEVVELLSDKNILVIKGSIPGAPQAYVEVRKS, from the coding sequence ATGTCTGCACTAATAGGAAAAAAAATAGGGATGACCGGTATATATAGTGAACAAGGTGTTTACATACCTTGTACATTAATAGAATTGGGTCCATGTAAAGTAATGCAGGTGAAAACAATTGCTAACGATGGTTATGAAGCATTGCAATTAGGTTTTGGTACTAAAAAAGAGAGTCGAGCTACAAAGGCAGATATAGGACACGCAAGTAAATCAGGAGATGGATTAGCTAATTTAATTAAAGAGGTTAGATCTTTTGATATTTCTTCATACAAAACAGGCGATGTAATAAATGTCGGTGACATTTTCTCTAAGGGAGAAAAAGTACATATTACATGCGATAGTAAAGGTAGAGGTTTTCAAGGTGTTATGAAACGTCACCATTTTAGGGGTGTAGGTATGCAAACTCACGGTCAATCAGATAGACAACGTCATCCAGGTTCAATTGGAGGATCAAGTTATCCTTCAAGAGTATTTCCAGGAACTAGAATGGCAGGAAGAATGGGTGGTAAGAAGACAACAGTTCGTAATCTAGAAGTTGTTGAGTTACTTTCTGATAAAAATATTTTAGTAATTAAAGGATCAATTCCAGGAGCACCTCAAGCATATGTTGAAGTGCGCAAGAGTTAA